One window of the Paenibacillus beijingensis genome contains the following:
- the sdhB gene encoding succinate dehydrogenase iron-sulfur subunit — protein MAETTTAAKTIKLIISRQDAPDKQPYTEEFEIPYRSGMNVISALMEIQRNPTKADGQKTTPVCWESNCLEEVCGACSMVINGKPRQACSALIDKLEQPVRVEPMRTFPVVRDLVIDRERMFNALKRVKAWIPIDGTYDLGPGPRLAETKRQWAYELSKCMTCGVCLEACPNVNDRSSFIGPAAISQVRLFNTHPTGEMNKDERLEALMEDGGIEGCGNSQNCVRSCPKGIPLTTSIAAINKDTTKQLFKKWLGV, from the coding sequence ATGGCTGAAACGACTACGGCAGCGAAAACAATCAAGCTGATCATTTCCCGGCAGGATGCTCCGGATAAGCAGCCCTATACGGAAGAGTTCGAAATCCCTTACCGTTCCGGCATGAATGTCATCAGCGCGCTGATGGAAATCCAGCGCAACCCGACGAAAGCCGACGGGCAAAAGACGACCCCGGTCTGCTGGGAGTCCAATTGTCTCGAGGAAGTGTGCGGCGCGTGCTCCATGGTGATCAACGGCAAGCCGCGCCAGGCGTGCAGCGCCCTGATCGACAAGCTGGAGCAGCCGGTCCGCGTCGAGCCGATGCGCACGTTCCCGGTTGTGCGCGATCTCGTTATTGACCGCGAGCGGATGTTTAACGCGCTTAAGCGCGTGAAAGCGTGGATTCCGATCGATGGAACGTACGATCTCGGTCCCGGTCCGCGGCTCGCGGAAACGAAGCGGCAGTGGGCCTACGAGCTGTCCAAGTGCATGACGTGCGGCGTTTGTCTGGAAGCTTGTCCGAACGTGAACGACCGCAGCAGCTTCATCGGTCCGGCAGCGATCTCGCAGGTGCGCCTGTTTAACACCCATCCGACGGGCGAAATGAACAAGGACGAGCGGCTGGAGGCGCTGATGGAAGACGGCGGCATCGAAGGCTGCGGCAACTCGCAGAACTGCGTCCGCTCCTGCCCGAAAGGCATTCCGCTGACGACCTCGATTGCGGCGATCAACAAAGACACGACCAAGCAGCTGTTCAAGAAATGGCTTGGCGTTTAA